One Candidatus Poribacteria bacterium DNA window includes the following coding sequences:
- a CDS encoding tetratricopeptide repeat protein, with protein sequence MNRFTYDFGLRIDRAHLLILAFAFLAVTILGCGGGGISIVPLGAKLQNADTAFDQAETVEVRDDDPEKMEKNRQRQQELYDRAMSLYLEVIERDTKGKWAQRAHFQIAKIYKRRYDWDKATEHYQAIVALDPTGYYANEAKSGTANIRKNREIIKAKRAEYQNYKAIYDNSPTEETFNIAAEALYEVARAYESLENYTEAIRNYERMVEEFPAHSKASQAQFQVGNVYFYTLYDYLGGWPAYLAVTEKFEDSYEASQAGTLLKQTADILQEINELKDEIDKYRNKKAVQYQKTGRKITPADMWVMGYGDQVVQNFQQIAGNWEKLRNYPRAINAYKTLARDLSHKKFAAADALYRTGTLYQQNGEYERAIAAYDNLFELAPESTWRNEAVYQQAVCYRSIREFGAAYEAFKAYMSITKGDVPYLREAEQIVRQYELDQDEDGYKFYEEQEAGTSDQDASSHPGMGS encoded by the coding sequence ATGAACCGTTTTACATACGACTTCGGTCTTCGAATAGATCGAGCTCATCTTCTCATCCTTGCCTTCGCGTTTCTCGCAGTGACGATTCTCGGTTGCGGGGGAGGCGGCATTAGTATCGTTCCTCTCGGTGCGAAGCTTCAGAACGCTGACACCGCGTTTGACCAAGCAGAAACAGTTGAAGTGCGCGACGATGACCCAGAAAAGATGGAGAAGAATCGCCAGAGGCAGCAGGAACTTTATGATAGAGCGATGTCACTCTATTTAGAGGTCATCGAACGCGACACAAAAGGAAAATGGGCACAGCGTGCACATTTCCAGATCGCTAAAATCTACAAGCGTCGCTACGACTGGGATAAGGCAACTGAGCATTATCAAGCTATTGTGGCGTTGGATCCCACTGGGTATTACGCAAACGAAGCAAAAAGCGGAACGGCGAACATTCGGAAGAACCGTGAGATCATTAAGGCAAAGCGGGCTGAATACCAAAACTATAAAGCTATTTACGATAATTCGCCGACAGAGGAGACCTTTAATATTGCTGCAGAGGCACTCTACGAGGTCGCACGCGCTTATGAAAGTTTGGAGAATTATACCGAAGCCATCCGCAATTACGAGCGAATGGTAGAGGAGTTTCCTGCGCATTCCAAAGCATCGCAGGCACAATTCCAGGTTGGCAACGTCTATTTTTACACGCTTTATGACTATCTCGGTGGATGGCCCGCTTATCTTGCAGTCACTGAGAAGTTTGAAGATTCTTACGAAGCATCCCAAGCAGGGACGCTCCTTAAGCAGACAGCGGATATTCTCCAAGAAATTAACGAACTGAAGGACGAAATTGATAAGTATCGCAATAAGAAAGCGGTCCAATACCAAAAGACTGGACGGAAAATTACCCCTGCTGATATGTGGGTGATGGGATACGGCGATCAAGTCGTTCAGAATTTCCAACAAATTGCGGGGAACTGGGAAAAACTTCGCAACTACCCGCGTGCTATTAATGCCTACAAGACATTGGCGAGAGACCTATCGCATAAGAAATTTGCTGCGGCAGACGCACTCTATCGTACCGGGACCCTCTACCAGCAGAATGGTGAGTACGAACGGGCAATTGCGGCGTATGACAATCTGTTTGAACTCGCGCCGGAGTCTACGTGGCGGAACGAAGCCGTTTATCAACAAGCGGTTTGCTACCGTTCTATCCGTGAATTTGGTGCCGCTTATGAAGCCTTCAAAGCCTATATGAGCATTACGAAGGGAGATGTACCCTACCTTCGTGAAGCGGAGCAGATTGTACGCCAATATGAACTTGACCAAGACGAAGATGGATACAAGTTCTACGAGGAGCAAGAAGCGGGAACATCCGACCAGGATGCAAGCTCTCATCCCGGGATGGGTAGCTAA